The DNA window TTACCTTGGGAGTGAAAAGCCAAAAGGCTTAGGAAATGAAAAGCTTGAGGCTTCTCTATTTCCTTCACGTTTTCAACATAAATAAGCTCTTGAACGTGGTGTCAACAACGTACACATTCTACCGGTCTAATTACGGATATTTATCTCGATCCATTGAGCCGGATCGTCTTCTTTCATGGCCCGGTGGCTCGGATTTGGTCAGCCGCTTTGACAAATATACCCATGCGATAGATGGATTAATAAAAGTCGCCTTTACAATTATTTTGATTTGGGTGTTATCCGAATGTAATCTTTTGAATGAATTGATGAAGCTAAAAAAGTCAACCGagtcattatttattttgaaatagaatatgtgaaatatttaaataaaaattgtgTATGATGACAGAACAATTATTGAATAGCGAAACCTATTAAATGAGAATTGTTAAGAACGTGTTAATTTCGGCCCATCAAGGGATCACTATATGGGCTCAAAAATCAATATTTTACccttaaaaaaaactattttcaGGAATACTGATCGAATCGATCATGTCATTTAATGATTTAGCTTATcaatttcaattcaaaatttgaaatttatcaATTCATATATTCAATAATTTAGTGGTTGTATTGATTCTATCACAGATTTTTCAACTTACCAATTATATGCTAATCTTTGCAATTCGTATTAATTTAATCCATTATTTTGAGATAATtgtttctaaaaataaaaacatttaatatatttccaaaCAAAATTTATCTTTGAGAGAAAAATAATACAGTAGATCATTTTCCGGGACGTCATGTCATAATTTCACCCTTAAGTGAGATCTGATAATAGAAATTGATCTAGTTGAAAGGATTCATAAACTGAGATAAAATCAGTAAGTTGACAAATAGGGATAAAATTGatactatattttaaaaattgaaataaatttacCATGtaaagatttttattttttttgtgagtGAAAAGTATCAAATTTGTGACAAGTCGCCGTCGGAGCCATATTACACAATTATAAAAAGCCAAATtgagtttatttttttatacgTTTATATACTAAGACACAAGACAATTTGGAAAAAAAAGATAattatcttttttctttatccctTTTAGCCAACATAGGTGAATAATTCGTACAAATTTGGAGACCACACAAAAATGTTCATGTTCCATAGTGATTGTGACAAAAGCAATTTGGAGGCCACTTGTTTAAATAATGTATTGTTGATAAGcccaattatttattttggtggGACTCCAATACGCGGCGACAGCCTATTTGTGGAGCAAGAACCATCTTGAAAGCGATTGCTGGATTTTCTACTATTTTGTGATAATGTTtattaataatactaatactaatactaataataataattacacGGACAATAGAAGAGGCTCTAATGTCGAAATATTGGAAGGATGCGATGAGAGCATGAATGAAAACGTTGAGAAAAATGTCAAACTTCCATGAAGGGTAAAAATGTCATTTCATGTTGACAGATATTTACTATCAAACGAAGACTTGTGAATCAAATGAAAGAGATACGATGTGTGTAAAAATGATACAGTAGGATTATATTAGAAACCTTTACTCATACTCCAATATACAAAGAACTCACCATTCACCAATTCGATGTCACTGAATGCTTTCTTATATGACGAGTTGAATAAGGAATTATATATGAAGACACTATTGGATTTTGGATGTAGAGAGATCTGTTGGATCAAAGGAGGACACCATATGGTTTTAAACAATCACCTGAAGCCTAGTTCAAGAGATTCACCAAAATTAAGAGTAGTATCTAGGTAATCGTTTTAACATAGTGGTACTAAACACGTTGAGGcacatatataattttatcaaaagaAGATAGACGTTGGCATAATGGGATTGTCTTTGTTCGATCCGAAGTTCTGTCAGCAAATAATAACCAAAATCAGTAAACTTTAAgagtttttgaattttttttacagtATTGATAATTGCATCAACTTAGCTTAATTGGTTGGGGAATTGGAACAAATGTAAGAAATTCAGACGAATTAAGGTCGATGATAATACAATTCAGCCTTCATTGCAATAATTCAATACAAAACTATCATGTTTCGATCTAATTTTAACATATCTCTCTTAAAACATGATGCATcgtatttttttctttccatCCTTCTACACATCTTAATttaccaaaattaaaatttagccTGACACGAAGAGGCAAATTCCAAATACTccataaaaattcaaataacatTTACAAGGTATTATATTGGGCCAAATAAATATGGTGGGCTCAGCCCAATAAAAAGTTTCTATGAAACTTAGTTCTAGATTTGAGTTAcataaaaagaagaagaaagaaacatTGGATGCcggaaaaaaaatgttaaattttcacaatcaaaatttttatttgattaaaaaataatcttatgATCTCGGTTCTATTCATAACTGAATTGATTAAAGTAACTTAAAGTTGTAGTAACTATTTTTCTCATATATAGAACCCCTTTTACTTTTAACGTTACACTGAAAACATGAAACACATTACTTTCAGTTTCTTATACAGTTCTAGTAAATTAAGATCTTTCTCATATACTTTtatatgatgtaataaattacaaaataatatataaaaaaaggaaTTTAATTGGCAATATTTATGAAAGTGGAGGTGGGGTAGCCAATAAAAATGTAGACAGAAGAAATTAAAGTTTCATAAGGTTGGGACACACTGTTTATTTCCTCCAAAGCAACTCTCCTCAAGATTGGCCTTTTCCCCCCTTTTTATGTGCTATTTCAATTTTCTATACAATCTATTACTAGTTTATGAATAATATACTTATTTATTGCATGAAAAAAGCAACACCAGTGTTTGTTCCTTTGTACACAATTGCATGGAACCATATTTCAAGTAAAAGATAAGAGCACCtctttaaatataaaataagtaattaaagaaaaaataaaacgtTTAGTATCTTAATCTGTTAAGCCACATGACATGGACTTTCCAATATTCATAACAAAGAAGTTTTTTTACTAAGAGAACAAAAATGCTAAAAAACAATCAATTGCGAAATCTGCACCGACAAATTTAGTAAAATCGAAAACCCGCTCTTGTACTATGTGTCCGTCaattttcagtttcaaatcGAAAACCCGATCTTGTACTATGATAGAAGTTCACATGTTTTTTCGTCTTAAAACGTAAAAGGTGATAACCAATAGATCCATATAACAATTTCAGTTATCACTTTACAATGATGTataatatttgtttgttttagGTGTCCATAGTTAGtcaaaaaaatgaatattgtCCCAAAATAAATATCCAATTTCActatttcataataaaatacCCCAAAATTACCGTTTTGTTCTTGTCTTAAGCAAAAAAAATAACTTAATGCAATAACTAAGAGTAAATTAAGGACTAAATTACCCACTCTCTTGATTTATGACTTTAGCTACTTATTCAAAACAGTTCTTCTATTAAAGGTGTATATTCACTATTCCAAAAGTTTTCAAACCATTTGAAACACATTAACATAGTAATGGAACATTACATATGCtccaatatttttatataataatgtgGGAATTTCTAACATGGATGACGTGGCAAATAAGACCAGATTTCTCCATGCAGCAACCACAAAAAGAAGCTTAAAGACTAAGTAATAAATAAAACACCAACCTCTCGAAACCCTAAAAAGCAACCAACAATACCAAACTAGACAGTGAAAACAATTTAGTAACATAGCTTTATTTCCATGAAAATCACTGTATATATtctatatctatctatatatatacaagCATAAAGCTCCCTGCTTTATTTTTAGCTCCTATATTCTCATTCTCcatttctctctcctctcctctctcaACCAAGCTTCTAGTTGATGTGATTCTCCACTTACAAAAGAGAAGAAGCCATGGTTTTTTCTTCACTTCCTCCTTATCTTGATCCTAACAATTGGCATCAGGTTAGGGTTTCTTTTTTTCTTACTATTaatttcattctctttcatgAGATCATTAGCCTATAAAGCAAGAATTTCTAAAGATAAATATTCCCATCTCCTTTTCttgatttttcttttgttaatttaatttttcataacTTGCTTgttacatttttaattttgtttttcattaTCTTTCCCTTTTTTGCAGCCACAAAATCATCATATAATTGGGAGCAACGGTGGAAGCCACCATCTGCTCCCAGGACATGAGGCGGGGGCGCAGGCGCCCCCGCCTCCTACCGCGCAGGGGTCGATCCGGCCCGGCACGATGTCGGAGCGGGCGCGCATCGCCAACGTGCCGATGCCGGACTCGTCCCTGAAGTGCCCGCGCTGCGAGTCGACCAACACGAAGTTCTGCTACTTCAACAACTACAGCCTCTCGCAGCCGCGGCACTTCTGCAAGACGTGCCGCCGCTACTGGACCCGCGGCGGCGCGCTGCGCAACGTCCCCGTTGGGGGCGGCTGCCGCCGCAACAAGCGGAGCAAGTCCAAGTCCTCCCCGGCCGGCAGCGGCGACCGCCAGGTCGCCACGTCGACCTCCGCGAGCACCGCCTCCGCCGGCGCAGGCGTGCCGCCGCAGTTCCAGCCTCTCCGGTTCATGTCGCCGCTGAGTCAACTCACCGACAGCTTCAGCGGCGACATGGCC is part of the Salvia splendens isolate huo1 chromosome 22, SspV2, whole genome shotgun sequence genome and encodes:
- the LOC121785810 gene encoding dof zinc finger protein DOF3.6-like, whose amino-acid sequence is MVFSSLPPYLDPNNWHQPQNHHIIGSNGGSHHLLPGHEAGAQAPPPPTAQGSIRPGTMSERARIANVPMPDSSLKCPRCESTNTKFCYFNNYSLSQPRHFCKTCRRYWTRGGALRNVPVGGGCRRNKRSKSKSSPAGSGDRQVATSTSASTASAGAGVPPQFQPLRFMSPLSQLTDSFSGDMALTYPPAGAHEMGFQGGAMASLLSSVGGGIEPWRMQQVQQFPFFGGLEASQAGNYQFPGSEAGFLSHEASRPKFSSSLLTQLASVKMEENPNLSRQLMGGIGGNEQWNSNANWTELSNFSSSSTSTPL